TATTTGGTAGTCAAATGAATCGAAATACTTATGAATCTATTATAAATGCATGTGCTTTAAGACCAGATTTTGAAATGTTACCTGGCGGCGATCAAACTGAAATCGGCGAAAAGGGTATATTTCTTCCTCAAAATGCaatattataatgaattatattacatatttaaaatatatgattcTCAACTATGTAAATAATTCAGGAATCAATTTATCTGGAGGTCAAAAACAAAGGGTTTCACTTGCTCGTGCCGTGTATTGTGACAGTGATGTATATTTCTTAGATGACCCTCTAAGTGCTGTTGATACCCATGTtggaaaacatttatttaataaagtaaTTGGACCTAATggaatattaaagaaaaaaactcGTGTTTTGGTTACTCATGGTATAACATATTTGTCTGAAGTAGACTACATAATTGTATTGAAAGATGGTGAAGTGTCAGAGTCTGGAAcctatacaaatttattaaagaAGAAGGGCGATTTTGCCGATTTTCTTTTGCAGCACTTAAATGAAGCGACAAATGAATTTGAGCctggtattattttatttacagtaaTAAGAATAATGTAGCAGTCTTTTTTGGATACTAAATTCATTTTTCCTGCAGAATTAGCGGAAGTTAAACAACAGCTTGATCAAATAACTGATAAGGCAGAACTTTTGAAAAAATTGGAAAGATCCATTTCAAGTACTTTATCTGAAACATTATCCAAAACATCGATAAATGGTAAACTTTCAACTATTGAAATTGGTTTATtaaagtttaatattttaattactatttgaaatttcagaagataacaaaaaacaaaaaattcctAGAATCAGTGAGAATGGAGAAAAAGAAAAggcatcaaaaaataaattgattgaagCTGAAAAGGCAGAAACTGGAAGTGTGcgttaaaattaataatgattttaCCATTACATAATTGTTCATATACTTTCCAAAATACGattgaaaatatctttttaaatatttaagaatatCTTAGTGGAATTTTTCCAAATCTATTTTACTTCAATATTTTAAAGCACTTTAagtgattaattaaaatattatttcaggTGAAATGGGAAGTATTCTctcattatttgaaaaatataggtTTAGGCttcgcaataatttcaattttcggAAATTTGGTTTATCAAGGATTTTCTATTGGTTCTAATATTTGGCTCTCGGTGTGGTCAGCAGATGAAGACCTTGTATGTTTTAGAtgtcatatatctatatattgattataaccTTTATTTGTATATCACAAACTTTGACTTACAGGTTGTAGATGGTGTGCAGGACGAGGCAAAACGTGATTTATATCTTGGTGTTTATGGGGGTCTTGGGATCGGTCAAGGTAACTTATCATAATTATATTTGATAGATGTAATCATTCAATATGTTgtataattaatgtttattattttgttcaATAGTGATTACTGTTTCGGTATCATCACTGTTTTTGTTTATTGGAACTCTTAATGCAGCATCTGTGTTACACAGTGAAATGTTGAGAAATATTTTAAGAGCTCCGACTACCACCTTTTTTGACGTTACACCAGTAGGCCGAATTCTCAATAGATTTAGTAAAGATGTTGACACTCTTGATAATGTTCTTCCAATGAGTTTACGAGGATGGGTTTCATGCTTTTTCTCAGtatgttaatttaattatttcttttcaCCACATTTTCAAGTAcgcttgtattttaaaataaaataaaattttaatgtatcaCAGGTAATAGCAACACTTGTAGTTATTAGTATATCTACTCCGATTTTCATTGCCATTATTATCCCTTGTGGTATCGTATATTATTTGGTCCAAAGAATATACATTGCCACATCAAGACAATTGAAAAGGGAAGAGTCTGTGACAAGATCTCCAATTTATTCTCATTTTGGTGAGAGTGTAACCGGTGCATCAGTGATTAGAGCTTATGGTATACAAACACGGTATGTATCTATTTGATAAACTAAATagcttaaattttcatataattaattttaaaattttgcaaatagATTTATAAAAGAATCTGAGGAAAAAGTTGACTTGAATCAAATTTGTTACTATCCAAGTATTGTATCTAATCGTTGGCTTGCTGTAAGATTGGAAACTGTAggaaacattattattttatttgctgCACTATTTGCAGTCATTGGAAAAGATTCCATCAATCCTGGAATCGTAGGGCTTTCCGTCAGTTATGCACTTCAGGTAATGTACAACTTTATTAATGTAATCAAACATGAACTCTCATTTCATTTAAGTATCATTATgtgatatataaataatattaatattgtgataaaataaataaattaaatccaaATATGCTTTCACATTGCATATAATCAGATTACACAAACTCTAAATTGGCTAGTTAGAATGACCTCCGAAGTGGAAACAAATGTCGTAGCTGTTGAAAGAATCAAAGAATACGTAGAAGTTACCacggtaaataaatatattcaaaatttattaacgAAAAGggtatttttttatcacatacTTAATTTGATTAATATTCATAGGAAGCATCTTGGGAAATTTTACAAACTGTACCAGCACCAGAATGGCCAACAAAAGGTCATGTTAAGTTTGATAAACTAGTCATGCGTTATCGAGAAACAGCAGATCCAGTATTACATAACATAAGTTGTGATATCCAACCAAAAGAAAAGATTGGAATCGTCGGTCGCACTGGTGCTGGTAAAAGCACATTAACATTAGCGCTTTTCAGGTAGTCGAAAGTTTCTTAATCTACTACAAAGCTGTTTAAGTTATTAATTCTTGTTTATAATGGTTGTTTAATGAATTTAGAATATTGGAAGCATCCGAAGGACGAATTTTAATTGACGATATTGATATTTCAACATTGGGTTTGCATTCATTACGTTCCCGTCTGACCATCATACCTCAGGATCCCGTACTATTCTCCGGAACGTTAAGAAACAATCTTGATCCATTCGATAAATTTACAGACGATGAAGTGTGGAGAGCACTAGAACAATCACATCTTAAACCATTTGTCAAAGGTGAAGTATTTTcaggattttttaaaattgcagCTCTCCCATATTTACTCAGTTCTTTATACGGTGTTTCATCCTATAGGATTGTCAGCTGGTTTGAAACATGCTGTTATTGAAGGAGGAGATAATCTATCAGTTGGACAAAGACAACTAGTTTGCCTCGCACGAGCCCTTCTAAGAAAAACCCGCGTGCTAATATTAGATGAAGCAACGGCAGCTGTAGACTTGGAAACCGATGATCTCATTCAAGTTAGTTTCACATATTATGATAGTcgatatataaatcaatttggTAAATGTGTTCAACACTTAATGATTTGTTTTCAGAAAACTATTCGTGTGGAATTTGCAGATTGTACAGTATTAACTATTGCACATAGATTAAATACAATAATGGACTCCACTAGAGTCCTTGTTTTAGAAAAAGGTAGAGTAGAAGAATTTGATACCCCACAAAATTTGCTCGGCAATAAAAAGACAATATTTTACGGTATGGCCAAAGATGCGGGTCTTGTTAactaattatatatttagttatattgaataaaaatgtgtGTTCTTTTATACTATTTGTTTCAtttatctaaaattttatagaaattattttcaaagaaaaaaaactttttgtggttttacataataatgattattttaaaaatctatgaaaatCCAATCCATTTAAAATGATCTTTTATTGGGTGATAAAAATAagctttataaaatttaataataataataatctaaaaATTAATATCGAAGGTTAGGCGTATTGCTACGTTCTACATTgatgctaaaaaaaaaataaaaaaaaataaaaataaaaatatatatatatatatatatatatatatatatatatatatatatatatatatatatgggtctacctcacgggcccgaaagtgaaacgcccgaaaacgcaaatatcggaaggcaaagatcgaaaatcgaaagatcttaagtcgaaagataaaaaaagggtgcatggtaaacggtacatactcacttaatttgcgcgagcgggatacaacaggaataagaggaacaggcttttcctcctgtattctgcgcgcgcacattaaacaaggctgtatgacaaaaagagagataatttcaccgcatgccactcttttgtttttgttatattttgttgtttattttgataGTCGTAGAATGATTGGTCTTGTGCagaaaacatatgtaaataaatgatatgaaatatattttatatttagtttcAGTCTTTATCACACTGTTTATTTTTGGATGATTTGGATAACTAAACAATGCCTTTGGATTTAAGTAGATAAAACGGAGagtatagatttcaatattataaatacatattttcacaccCATCActaattgattaattttgtaTAATCAGTTAACAGGAAAATTGTGGTGAATATATCGATTCATTTCAATAGAGAACAGTCGGCGCCAGTCGATAAAGTGAGCTGGCTGTGCGCATACTGTGGCAATCAACTTTCAACGTTTAATTACGTGTTTCTCAACATGGACCACTTCTGTGGTTCTCCATTTTgggtaaaaaaacaataatctaAAACCTTTAAACTATAATCacttaaattaataaagtaataaaaataacaacgaATCTGACATAAATATTGCGGCACATTGTGCAATTGTTAATTTCTGTGGGCTAACCATACATCAGTACTGTTTTCGCTTGTCAGTTGTATTCTCAGGGTGACCACATGTTCTATTCCTTGTAGTTAAAGTGTGATATTTTACATTTGCTGCAACgctttcaaataaaatcaagCCCTAGATATAGTTATCgcctttttttataatttatttgaccacttgaatttttaaatttaatttaaaaattgaaaactacCAATAATTGACAGCAGTACATGATTTTACTTTTAACATTCAAATTTTAACGACTTACTATTATAAACCAACAGAGTTTATTTGTTGAGCGTAAATTTGATTGCAAAACGttgaattaatttgaaaaattaaaatacatacgtatttgtaTAACTGTTGATTAAAACATGTTATtggaaaatgataaataaattatacatacacatcaaTGATTGATTTTGGGAAGTCAATGTTTTGAATACTCAGTAGCTCAAAAATTTAGAACAACATCCTTAAAAATAAGTGTTATTATATATAGGTCtattagctacagaaggcgcgtgcacagtactcatacaaatgcatttttcatatacaggctgttatttatatattttatttcaaccgatcgtgtaatgtttttaagatctatgatataatttgggtggcatatttatttaatatttgaatacgtaccacgaataaaatgataaatcgcatttttttaaattataagtaaaacaaacgtacgtatgcaaaaattaatacgaattaaaaaatgagaaaaaaatataggatataaattatattaaacaggaaataagtgattttaaaagtgttcgaattttgataataatgcagtccttttcattattatatatagacattcttctttgtcggctagtattaagtcccgaccgttacaaagataataaaataaattcgcaaagaaagcgctacactttgttgtttatttgctcacttcaaatttgtttactgttgggtgcctagaccatcaaaatattttttcattattttgcatagaattgtttgtcggcttcagaattttgtagccaagtcagaacttgtcataaataataataaaataaacttacaaaaaaaatattgcggcgATCTTTAATTCGTTACTTCTTTGCTCGTTTTGGATAGTCTTCTGTTTCTATACAATGTCGTATCATAATTCTTCTACGCCACTTAATTCTCCATCACTTGAAGAATCCATATATTCACTATCAGAATATTCTACTTTTATAATGTCAGTGAAATTGTCCGTTAAAATATCGAGTTTTGgttccagttcaataaatttttcttcatgTTTTTTCACATGTCTCCAAACGTCTCTGAATGTATCAATAGTGATTGACTCTGCTTCTTTCCTAAACAGCTCTTCAACGACCTTTAAGTCAAACATGACATTTTTTGAAGCTACTTTACCCTTAATAATGCCCCACAGTAATTCTATAGGGTTTAGTTCTGGGTGGTAGGGTGGTAGGCGTAGTACGTTATGTCCGTGAGCTTCCAAGATTTTATCAAGTACAAACTCTTGatgattttgtttattgttttttattatttcatataaaacaggCTTTGTGCATTTTTCTGGAtaaggtatattaaattttcttaacCAAGCTAGCATGTCAGCTTTTCTGGAATTAGATGTGGGCATAGGTTCTGACATGACATTATGGTACGACGCATTATCAATAACAATTACAGATTGGGGTTGTAAATTTGGAACAAGCTTTTCTTTAATCCATTTTTGGTAATTAATCGCgttcatattattatgatttgaTAATATAAGCTATTTATATAGGATTCATCCGTGTAAACTATAGGGCGGCCTTGCAATCTATActcttctaatttggaaagatatATGGATCTCTTCAGtcgaattacatttttttcaataagtgtttgtttattatttttcatctttctCCATTTGAAACCTAGCCTACGAACGATAACTCTTAACGAAGAAATTGcacctttaaattttaaactgtcTTTCAAAACTTCTAATAACTTTTGTAGCGTAGATGAAAATCGTAGATAGTTCGCCTGATGACCTCTTGATCAAAACTATCCACTGTAGTTATTTTTGATAACCTTACACGATTTTTGCCCGGTGTCCTTAAAACAACTCGCACAGTCGATGAAGATGTGGATGCTGCTGGATCTGATGACTCTGAAGATATAGGTTGTGTCGTTGATGGCTCCGATATTGAAGGTTGCGATGTTGGCGGTTTATTAGCCACcacaaattgatttcgtacttcacaaacaattcgctgaacacttcttttagaaacaccagtcgcttccgcagttgaagcatataaatttttcataaaactatttctttcgtcactttcactattcactatacgatgcatgaaatagttgaaaacattatacacaatttcgcgagattgtcccgttagtgttttcccagatccaattttattacaaagcattttattatcatatatccactaattctaatgaactaactccaattaaccaattagcaaacaatataagaacgcgttacgtcagtttgtgggggttgatcggtgactgaccagtgaaactggaaaaaatcatcctgtagtgcacacttgatcactgagcaaaaatcaccgagcaatacaaaaaataattgttgtttctgtcatgctcggaaagtgggtgcgtatgaaagggaccaactgattgtcctagaaaacagatacaaaaaatcttattcatatcttcatggatacaatatacgtgtttgtattggtacgtgccagctttcgCTGCGCGAGCTATAACATACGATTGTTAAgtattaattttacttaaatcaTTAGTTACATCAGTAGTAGAAAGTAATGAATGCTATAAATTTGTTTCAGGATTTAAATACTACATGGAATACAAACAATCCGAAATTTACACCATGCTTTGAAAAAACTGTATTGGTTTGGATaccgtgtatatttttatggttATTTGCACCCTACGAAATATCACGCATATTCAGCAGTAAAACTAGAAATATACCATGGAGTACttctaatataattaaaacaattgtgaatactttattaatattaataacatgtgtagatttaatattttacatttacgaATCCTCTGAACGAAGCGTACCACAAGTTGAAATATACACACCtactattaaaattattacttttgtaagtaaatttactttttataattgatcatgtttaatttaatacattaattACAATCATTATTGAACAAACTATCATTTCAGATTTTGGCAATGATCTTATTACAACACAATAAAGCTTATGGTCTTCAATCATccggcttattatttttattttggttttcgCTATCAGTATGTAGCATACCTCGAATGCTAACTGGATATATGACTAAACCAATCAATGACACTCAGCACCAATTGCCATATATtacttttgcaatattttttatactaaccACATGTATGTTAGTTTGTAATTGCTTTGCTGATAAACCACCTAGAATATCGCTTTACATCGAACAAGTGGtaaatttcatatgtacaattttaaaataaattttaattgtggtTAGATGACACATATTATTCGTGTTTGTTTCAGAGACCTTGTCCGGAACATGGATGCAGTTTTTTGTCccaaatattttatacttgGTTTGATCCACTCATCCGAACAGGTTTCAAAAGACCTTTAATTAACACTGATCTGTGGTCTCTAAACCCCGAAGACAGATCTGCTGAAGCTGTGTCATTGTTTGATTACCACTGGAAAAAATCATTGAATGCACTTAATAAGTAAATTTACATAACATGTATGTTTTTTATGGAGCGGTCTCCAGAAATTGCATAAAAATTCTTGAAAAATTATCCCGAGATTgattaaattaagtttattttataaaatgtaatttctGTGAAATAATGTACATGCAATGCACAGTCCAAAGCTAAATTTACCATTGTGTTCACTTTTTCTATCAAAACTTTCACTTTTAGCCTAGTATCCATTTAAAACATTCTTGTGATACCAATTCGGGGAAAAAAAAACCTTAAACCTTAAATTTTACCAATATGCAGTTTGAAAGACTGAGATGCAGAGTATTAAGTATGATAAAATTAAACAGTACTCTTTTTAAATTAGAACGAaattcatatacaaatatacatggcGAGCCTACATATATGCCATTTTAGTTCGTGAAAAAATTCTGATGGCACGCGcatcatattatattagtatGCAGTGGCGTGCAGAAGGGGGGAGGAGCAACGGTGTAACGGTCGCAGGCATCCGTTTCGGGGGGAGcatcaaatcaaagaatttaataaaagtgtGGATTTTCTGATTTGTGTTTGCAGGTGTAAAAAGTACAAtcgaaaaattttataaacatatatatgggGGCATACAATCGAAGAGTTGGCTCTGTTCACCACTATTAATATGTAATGTATTCAACAGGTCTTCGTTCGCTTACACGCGCATTGGTGATACCAATGCCAAGAATCATGCATCCATAGTGCCAGCTTTGTGCAAATCTTTTGGATGGAGTTTTTGTTTTGCTGCTATTTTAAAACTCACTGTGGACATTTTAGTTTTTCTTTCTCCCCTTCTATTGAGGTTATTATTACTAACAttgattacatattttttttaatttaaaaattgaaaacaaaattgTTTAAACCATTCTTTTAGCAAATTAATATCTTACATTAATAATGAAGAACATGTATGGAAAGGCTATTTGTAtgccattttattatttttaacagcTGCAATTGAAACAATTCTGCTTTCTCAGTATTCACAAAGAGTGGAATTGATTGGTATGAGAGTTTGCACAGCACTTACAAGTGCAGTATATCGTAAAGCACTCAAATTATCTAACAGTGCTCGTAGAGATTCAACAATTGGTGAAATAGTCAACTTGATGTCTGTTGATGTGCAGAAGTAATATGCATTCAAACTTTTTGATTTActttatttgcatttattttaatggttTTCAAGCAGCTATCTTAAATTCCAGGTTTAATCATCTCATGAAATATTTGAACATGCTCTGGTCTGCCCCTCTTCAAATTATGTTATCACTCTATTTTTTGTGGAAAATTCTTGGTCCTTCTATCTTTTCTGGATTAATTGTCATAGTCATACTTATACCCATAAACGCGGTATTAGTACGTCGTTGGGAAACTATTCAAACGGATCAAATGGAAAGCAAAGACAAAAggataaaattgataaatgagATACTGAATGGGATCaaggttttaaaaaataatttttcacaaatatttttacaatacatttaaatcttaaaagctatatttataatatgtgtattcATATTAATATGAAGGTACTGAAATTATACGCATGGGAACCAAGTTTTGaagaacaagtaaataaaatacgaaacGAAGAAGTTACATCCCTTAAAAAGATAACGTATCTTAATTCggtgttttcttttatttggtTATGCTGCCCATTTTTAGTAAGCATATTATAATAAACctaaataatatatcaataaaatattatcaaagttattttttttattt
The nucleotide sequence above comes from Arctopsyche grandis isolate Sample6627 chromosome 4, ASM5162203v2, whole genome shotgun sequence. Encoded proteins:
- the LOC143911007 gene encoding uncharacterized protein LOC143911007, producing the protein MNAINYQKWIKEKLVPNLQPQSVIVIDNASYHNVMSEPMPTSNSRKADMLAWLRKFNIPYPEKCTKPVLYEIIKNNKQNHQEFVLDKILEAHGHNVLRLPPYHPELNPIELLWGIIKGKVASKNVMFDLKVVEELFRKEAESITIDTFRDVWRHVKKHEEKFIELEPKLDILTDNFTDIIKVEYSDSEYMDSSSDGELSGVEEL
- the LOC143910178 gene encoding multidrug resistance-associated protein 1-like; its protein translation is MDEFCGSKFWDEDLTWNTNDPYFTPCFEKTVLVWSPCVFLWVFSFMEFSYLRNSKERNVPLSYINLTKLLITFLLLVLTIVDIGLAIDKSSAQDVPNVEFVTPAIKIISFCFAEILVMLNMKRGLRTSGLLFLFWFLVLIFSIPQFRTEIVGEINRKDPDADIYPFVSYMIFFPLVIILFICNCFVDGAPKESPYPEQENPCPERNNGFLSKILFAWFDSLVWAGYKRPLTMNDLWSMNPEDTSMEIVPIFDKYWNKALEEAAKENAKASSENQTSSNKKKKPEKIKSPKKASVMIPIIKAFGSTFLFGAFLKLTQDLMVFISPQVLSLLISFVSGDEYVWKGYLYAVLLFLVAMIQTLVLSQYFHRMFLVGLRIRTALTSVIYRKALKLSNSARKETTVGEIVNLMAVDAQRFMDLTAYINMIWSAPLQIALALYFLWQVLGLSVLAGLAVMILLIPFNAVIASRSKTLQVKQMKCKDERVKLMNEIINGIKVLKLYAWEPSFEAQIMNIRNKEMRVLKQMAYLNSSTSFIWSCAPFLVSLVTFATFVLSDPANILDSQTAFVSLSLFNILRFPMMMLPNMISFIIQANVSIQRLNKFLNAEELIPEDVQHNKSEVNPLTIENGFFSWGPDDIVLRDINITIPSGSLVAVVGSVGSGKTSLLSAFLGEMDKRSGRVNTYGSIAYVGQQAWIQNATLQDNILFGSQMNRNTYESIINACALRPDFEMLPGGDQTEIGEKGINLSGGQKQRVSLARAVYCDSDVYFLDDPLSAVDTHVGKHLFNKVIGPNGILKKKTRVLVTHGITYLSEVDYIIVLKDGEVSESGTYTNLLKKKGDFADFLLQHLNEATNEFEPELAEVKQQLDQITDKAELLKKLERSISSTLSETLSKTSINEDNKKQKIPRISENGEKEKASKNKLIEAEKAETGSVKWEVFSHYLKNIGLGFAIISIFGNLVYQGFSIGSNIWLSVWSADEDLVVDGVQDEAKRDLYLGVYGGLGIGQVITVSVSSLFLFIGTLNAASVLHSEMLRNILRAPTTTFFDVTPVGRILNRFSKDVDTLDNVLPMSLRGWVSCFFSVIATLVVISISTPIFIAIIIPCGIVYYLVQRIYIATSRQLKREESVTRSPIYSHFGESVTGASVIRAYGIQTRFIKESEEKVDLNQICYYPSIVSNRWLAVRLETVGNIIILFAALFAVIGKDSINPGIVGLSVSYALQITQTLNWLVRMTSEVETNVVAVERIKEYVEVTTEASWEILQTVPAPEWPTKGHVKFDKLVMRYRETADPVLHNISCDIQPKEKIGIVGRTGAGKSTLTLALFRILEASEGRILIDDIDISTLGLHSLRSRLTIIPQDPVLFSGTLRNNLDPFDKFTDDEVWRALEQSHLKPFVKGLSAGLKHAVIEGGDNLSVGQRQLVCLARALLRKTRVLILDEATAAVDLETDDLIQKTIRVEFADCTVLTIAHRLNTIMDSTRVLVLEKGRVEEFDTPQNLLGNKKTIFYGMAKDAGLVN